The following proteins are encoded in a genomic region of Cyclonatronum proteinivorum:
- the pth gene encoding aminoacyl-tRNA hydrolase, translated as MHIIIGLGNIGPDYHGTRHNIGFALVNLLAQELGLDFEPGRGPWREAAGRFKGKPLVLLKPETFMNRSGSAVTKALVVHKTSLDKCLICYDDLNLPPGKIRFRDKGSAGGHNGIADIIARTGTQRFPRLRFGIGNTFARGRQADYVLSPFEPAEEPLIQESLEKAAEGVQCFVRQGMVQTMNQFNAS; from the coding sequence ATGCATATTATTATCGGATTGGGAAATATTGGTCCGGATTATCACGGTACGCGTCATAATATCGGCTTCGCGCTCGTCAACCTTCTGGCGCAGGAGCTTGGACTGGATTTCGAACCCGGCAGAGGCCCCTGGCGCGAAGCAGCGGGCCGGTTTAAGGGCAAGCCGCTCGTATTGCTGAAACCCGAGACCTTTATGAACCGCAGCGGAAGCGCCGTCACAAAAGCGCTGGTGGTACACAAAACGAGCCTCGACAAATGCCTGATTTGCTACGACGACCTCAACCTGCCCCCAGGAAAAATCCGGTTCCGGGACAAAGGCTCAGCCGGCGGACACAACGGCATAGCCGATATCATCGCCCGAACCGGAACACAGCGCTTTCCCCGGCTGCGCTTTGGCATTGGCAACACCTTCGCCCGCGGCCGGCAGGCGGACTACGTCCTGTCACCCTTTGAACCAGCCGAAGAGCCCCTTATTCAGGAGAGTCTCGAAAAGGCCGCTGAAGGCGTACAGTGCTTTGTGCGGCAGGGAATGGTGCAAACCATGAACCAATTTAATGCTTCATAA
- a CDS encoding ABC transporter ATP-binding protein, which yields MNCLLRATNLTKRFSTHETPVVSKVSFTVAPEEIFAILGPSGCGKTTTLRMIAGFERTDEGSIQLNGKTLECPYTHVPPEKRGVGFVFQDYALFPHLNVLENVKFGLTRLSGSERSYRALEMLDLIGMKAFHKRMPHELSGGQQQRVALARALAPRPAMLLMDEPFSNLDAVLRQSTRNEVRRILKEARMSAVLVTHDQEEALSVADRIGVMNKGKLVQIGRPEDVYYRPRTSFVATFLGRTNLFPAQASGLEASSEIGTLMLDKPARGDVMLSLRPEHLTIERATPANSSNCCGHISSREFKGHDITYHVSMRQGNCIVHTDNRMPFDIGDNVVVRPLEPAVVLEYEDGRASLTPSFMQDTDNPERPL from the coding sequence ATGAACTGCCTGTTACGGGCTACCAATCTCACCAAACGGTTTTCCACTCATGAAACGCCGGTCGTCAGCAAGGTTTCCTTTACGGTTGCCCCGGAGGAAATTTTCGCCATTCTCGGCCCCAGCGGCTGCGGGAAAACGACTACGCTGCGCATGATTGCCGGTTTTGAGCGTACCGATGAGGGTTCCATTCAGCTGAACGGCAAAACCCTGGAATGTCCCTACACACACGTGCCGCCGGAGAAACGCGGCGTGGGCTTTGTTTTTCAGGATTACGCCCTGTTTCCGCACCTGAATGTGCTGGAAAACGTCAAGTTTGGCCTAACCCGCCTTTCCGGGAGTGAACGGTCCTACCGCGCCCTTGAAATGCTGGACCTTATCGGGATGAAGGCCTTCCACAAGCGTATGCCGCATGAGCTTTCAGGCGGACAGCAGCAGCGCGTTGCCCTTGCCCGGGCTCTTGCGCCGCGACCTGCCATGCTGCTGATGGATGAGCCCTTTTCCAACCTCGATGCCGTGCTTCGGCAGTCAACGCGGAATGAGGTCCGCCGTATCCTGAAAGAAGCCCGCATGAGCGCGGTACTCGTAACGCACGATCAGGAGGAAGCCCTCTCGGTTGCCGACCGCATCGGGGTGATGAACAAGGGAAAGCTCGTACAGATCGGGCGCCCCGAAGATGTGTATTACCGTCCGCGGACTTCATTTGTGGCCACTTTCCTGGGACGTACCAACCTGTTTCCGGCACAGGCCTCCGGGCTCGAAGCCAGTTCCGAAATCGGCACGCTCATGCTCGACAAGCCCGCCCGGGGCGACGTCATGCTGTCCCTGCGGCCTGAGCACCTCACCATAGAGCGCGCTACCCCGGCCAACAGCAGCAATTGCTGCGGCCATATCAGCAGCCGTGAGTTCAAGGGGCATGATATCACCTACCATGTGAGCATGCGACAGGGCAACTGCATTGTGCACACCGATAACCGCATGCCGTTTGACATCGGCGACAATGTCGTGGTTCGGCCGCTTGAGCCCGCAGTCGTTCTCGAATATGAAGACGGCCGCGCCAGCCTGACCCCGAGCTTCATGCAGGACACCGACAATCCTGAGCGTCCGCTGTAG
- a CDS encoding glutathione peroxidase, whose translation MMTTLLLLLMLSGTVIPSAGSDQNPEKGIFDFTMTTLSGEEKDLSQFKGSVVLIVNTASKCGFTSQYRELQQLYETYADRDFTILGFPSADFGGQEFEADEDIAAFCERNFGVTFPMFSRISVRGAEQHPLFTLLTSSPNPDTEGDIRWNFEKFLLDQQGNLIRRFGSRTNPMHTDVTASIDALLE comes from the coding sequence ATGATGACAACATTACTCTTACTTCTTATGCTTTCCGGAACAGTTATCCCGTCTGCGGGCTCTGATCAAAATCCTGAAAAAGGCATTTTTGATTTCACCATGACCACCCTCAGCGGGGAAGAAAAAGACTTGAGCCAGTTTAAAGGCTCCGTTGTGCTAATCGTGAACACGGCTTCAAAGTGTGGTTTTACATCCCAATATAGGGAACTTCAGCAGTTGTATGAAACCTATGCTGACCGTGACTTTACCATTCTTGGTTTTCCGTCAGCCGACTTTGGCGGACAGGAGTTTGAGGCCGATGAAGATATCGCAGCCTTTTGTGAGCGCAATTTCGGGGTAACCTTCCCTATGTTCAGCCGCATTTCCGTGCGCGGTGCAGAACAGCATCCTTTATTTACCCTGTTAACCAGCAGCCCTAATCCTGATACAGAGGGGGACATTCGCTGGAATTTTGAAAAATTTCTGTTGGATCAGCAAGGCAACCTCATCCGTAGGTTCGGCTCAAGGACCAACCCTATGCATACGGATGTTACCGCAAGTATTGACGCGCTGCTTGAATAA
- a CDS encoding outer membrane beta-barrel protein — translation MKFFYATSLTALLAGLFLFGFVEKAAAQEAEFALNFQIGVPQGDFGEKLDRTGYGISGMAGYRLPYSPLMLGIDAGFLTFGTDRRRVPISPTIPDVTVQVDNSYNMANFSFFTRLTGRDIRFRPYVDALIGFNYLYTDSTIRDRRTQEEVVSDTNFDDFAFAYGLGGGFRVLIWEGVAPQTSRAYFNVNARYMRGGNAEYVRPGSIDTSGGELTFDVLESRTDILNFNIGFTVNF, via the coding sequence ATGAAATTCTTCTATGCTACTTCACTCACGGCCCTTCTTGCGGGGCTTTTTTTGTTTGGCTTTGTGGAAAAAGCAGCGGCACAGGAAGCTGAGTTTGCCCTCAACTTTCAGATAGGCGTGCCGCAGGGTGATTTTGGGGAAAAGCTGGATCGCACCGGTTACGGGATCAGCGGTATGGCGGGTTATCGTCTGCCCTACTCCCCCTTAATGCTGGGCATTGACGCCGGTTTCCTGACCTTCGGAACCGATCGCCGCCGCGTGCCCATTAGCCCGACCATTCCGGATGTGACCGTGCAGGTAGATAACAGCTACAACATGGCCAACTTCAGTTTCTTCACGCGTCTCACTGGCCGCGACATCCGCTTCCGTCCCTATGTGGACGCGCTGATTGGCTTCAACTACCTCTACACCGATTCAACCATTCGCGACCGGCGCACGCAGGAAGAAGTAGTTAGTGATACCAACTTTGACGATTTCGCCTTCGCCTATGGCCTGGGCGGCGGATTCAGGGTACTGATCTGGGAAGGTGTTGCCCCGCAGACAAGCCGGGCCTACTTCAATGTGAATGCCCGCTATATGCGCGGCGGAAATGCAGAATACGTCAGACCCGGCTCTATCGACACCTCCGGTGGTGAGCTCACCTTCGACGTGCTCGAATCCCGCACCGATATTCTCAACTTCAACATTGGGTTTACGGTTAATTTCTGA
- a CDS encoding iron ABC transporter substrate-binding protein, whose protein sequence is MKSARNTLLLIAAFLGCFLLTAEQVMAQLTVYSGRNRALVEPLVNRFQEETGISVRVRYGGTTQLAVAILEEGRRSPADVFWSQDAGALGALHNGNMLIALPDSITQALPYQFRNSALTWVSTSARARVLAFDANRISAEDLPASVYDLTGPEWRGKVGWAPTNASFQSFVTAMRALDGEEKTRQWLLDMRRNGAIAYNNNNSILQAIEAGEVLVGLTNHYYIDRAIASNPNYPIRFAFFELGDTGNLINVAGMGIVAPSRRVEHATRFIHFMIQEEAQQFFRDSTFEYPVRTGLEQGYRMIEDVLELAPDIDLDLLEDLDGTLRLLRQTGLL, encoded by the coding sequence ATGAAGTCTGCCCGCAATACATTATTACTCATTGCTGCTTTTTTAGGCTGTTTCCTGCTCACCGCTGAACAGGTGATGGCACAGCTTACCGTATACTCCGGACGCAACCGCGCCCTGGTAGAACCGCTGGTAAACCGGTTTCAGGAGGAAACAGGCATAAGTGTACGGGTGCGCTATGGCGGCACGACGCAGCTGGCGGTCGCCATCCTGGAGGAAGGCCGCAGAAGTCCGGCTGATGTATTCTGGTCGCAGGATGCCGGCGCCCTTGGCGCGCTGCACAACGGCAACATGCTGATTGCCCTGCCCGACTCCATCACGCAGGCGCTGCCCTATCAGTTCCGAAACAGCGCCCTCACCTGGGTTTCGACCAGTGCCCGTGCCCGTGTGCTCGCCTTCGACGCCAACCGCATCAGCGCCGAAGATCTTCCTGCATCCGTCTATGACCTCACCGGTCCTGAGTGGCGCGGAAAGGTGGGCTGGGCACCGACCAACGCCTCCTTTCAATCGTTCGTAACAGCCATGCGCGCCCTCGACGGCGAAGAAAAAACGCGGCAATGGCTGCTTGATATGCGCCGCAACGGTGCCATCGCCTACAACAACAACAACTCCATTCTGCAAGCGATCGAAGCCGGTGAAGTGCTCGTAGGACTCACCAATCACTATTATATCGACCGCGCGATAGCGTCCAATCCCAACTACCCCATCCGCTTTGCCTTTTTTGAATTGGGTGATACCGGCAACCTGATTAATGTAGCGGGCATGGGTATCGTCGCACCTTCGCGCAGGGTCGAGCATGCTACCCGCTTCATTCATTTCATGATTCAGGAAGAAGCGCAGCAGTTCTTCCGGGATTCTACTTTTGAATATCCGGTTAGAACAGGCCTGGAGCAGGGCTACCGGATGATTGAAGACGTGCTCGAACTTGCCCCGGATATCGACCTCGACCTGCTCGAAGATCTGGACGGCACCCTGCGCCTGCTTCGCCAAACCGGACTGCTCTGA
- a CDS encoding secondary thiamine-phosphate synthase enzyme YjbQ produces the protein MFIQKEIQLRPHSRGFHIITEEVLRPMGDIRDIRKGMLQVFIKHTSASLTINENADPTVRQDFESFFNRTVPEDTRLYKHTLEGEDDMTSHIKSSLMGASVLIPIRDGRLNMGVWQGIYLCEHRNHGGSRQLIVSAWGMPA, from the coding sequence ATTTTTATCCAGAAAGAAATTCAGCTGCGTCCCCATTCGCGGGGCTTTCATATTATCACCGAGGAAGTGCTGCGGCCTATGGGCGACATACGGGATATCCGAAAGGGCATGCTGCAGGTTTTCATCAAGCACACGAGTGCTTCTCTTACCATAAACGAGAACGCAGATCCGACGGTCCGGCAGGACTTTGAGTCTTTCTTTAACCGCACGGTTCCGGAAGATACCCGGCTATACAAGCATACCCTGGAAGGGGAAGACGATATGACCTCCCACATCAAAAGCTCCCTTATGGGCGCTTCTGTACTCATTCCAATTCGGGACGGGCGGCTGAATATGGGCGTATGGCAGGGCATTTACCTGTGTGAGCACCGCAATCACGGGGGGTCCCGGCAGCTGATTGTATCCGCCTGGGGCATGCCCGCTTAA
- a CDS encoding class I SAM-dependent methyltransferase — MVPSPDASSAHSSGPPRCPLTGSYEVKLRYHTRDYGCTGEAFGVWESEINGLCFTWPVPEADEMARYYNMPAYLSHNSEQRGLFAALYRRVRTHMHGRKLKLIRAYVKLRSAKVLDFGCGSGHFAAYLQASRPGWQVAGVEPHAAAAAHAREAHQLSVYPALSELPDGEHERLSLITAWHALEHVHDPRETLLQMNQRLVHHGKLILALPNYLSYDAQVYGQHWAGLDTPRHLFHFSPAGITKLAAACGFSLEEKQGMPFDAFYVSLLSEKYAGHGFTGPLRAGITALLSNIYAVSNVNRSSSVMYVFTKTSALS, encoded by the coding sequence ATGGTTCCGTCACCTGACGCTTCTTCCGCCCACAGCAGCGGACCGCCACGCTGCCCCCTAACAGGTTCGTATGAGGTGAAGCTGCGGTACCATACCCGCGATTACGGCTGTACGGGGGAAGCCTTCGGCGTATGGGAGTCAGAAATAAACGGGCTTTGCTTTACCTGGCCCGTCCCCGAAGCCGACGAGATGGCGCGGTATTACAACATGCCTGCCTACCTTTCCCACAATAGCGAACAGCGGGGATTATTCGCGGCCCTGTATCGCCGCGTACGCACGCACATGCACGGCCGCAAGCTGAAGCTCATTCGGGCCTATGTAAAGCTGCGCAGCGCGAAGGTGCTGGATTTTGGATGTGGTTCCGGGCATTTCGCAGCTTATTTGCAGGCTTCCCGGCCCGGGTGGCAGGTGGCGGGCGTAGAGCCTCACGCAGCGGCTGCAGCCCATGCCCGTGAAGCCCATCAGCTAAGCGTATATCCGGCACTCAGCGAATTGCCAGACGGCGAACACGAACGCCTAAGCCTGATAACCGCCTGGCACGCCCTCGAGCACGTGCACGATCCCCGGGAAACCCTGCTGCAAATGAACCAGCGGCTGGTACATCACGGCAAGCTCATCCTCGCCCTGCCCAACTATCTGAGCTACGACGCACAGGTTTACGGGCAGCACTGGGCCGGTTTGGATACCCCGCGCCATCTATTTCATTTTAGTCCGGCAGGCATCACCAAACTCGCAGCGGCCTGTGGCTTCAGCCTGGAGGAGAAACAGGGGATGCCGTTCGACGCCTTTTATGTAAGTCTGCTGAGTGAAAAATATGCCGGACATGGATTCACGGGTCCGTTGCGCGCCGGTATCACCGCACTGCTGTCCAATATATACGCGGTGTCGAATGTTAACCGCAGCAGTTCTGTTATGTACGTGTTTACAAAAACAAGTGCGCTTTCATAA
- a CDS encoding IS4 family transposase, which yields MANVTLFAQIMQTLDRPSFKKLVKKYSSDKHVKGITSWTHLVTMLFCQFSKLSSLRDVCNGLKSSSGNLNHLGVNRAPCKSSLSYQNKHREWGLFKDYYFVMMKKLAAMGRFRQTRFRIKSKILLLDSTTISLCLGLYDWAKFRKKKGAIKLHTLLDYDGCLPVLIQMTDGKPHDSTVAKTLSLPADSVVVADRAYVDFPTLYRWKTEGSYFVIRLKKSVQFKRLAEKPLPDNRHQHILIDEYVELSKPESYKNYPAKLRRVVAYDAEKDQTIELITNQFSWTANTISELYRARWDIEQFFKDIKQLLKIKSFLGTTTNAVLIQIWTAMITILILKYMKAIATYGWCLSNMVAFLRVNLFVKFDLQKLLNEPFKPPETVVETAPIQMSLFEWGD from the coding sequence ATGGCCAATGTAACGTTATTTGCGCAGATTATGCAGACCCTGGACCGACCAAGCTTCAAAAAGCTGGTTAAAAAATACAGTTCAGACAAACATGTTAAGGGTATTACCAGCTGGACTCATTTGGTGACTATGCTGTTTTGCCAGTTCTCCAAGTTAAGTTCCCTGCGAGATGTTTGTAACGGGTTAAAATCCTCCAGTGGCAATCTTAACCATTTAGGTGTCAACAGAGCACCTTGTAAATCCTCGCTTTCCTATCAAAATAAGCATCGCGAGTGGGGCCTTTTCAAAGACTACTACTTTGTGATGATGAAGAAACTGGCTGCAATGGGGCGTTTCCGACAAACCCGCTTCAGGATCAAAAGCAAGATCCTGCTGTTGGATTCAACGACCATCAGTTTATGTCTGGGTCTGTACGATTGGGCCAAATTCCGCAAAAAGAAGGGCGCCATAAAACTACATACCCTGCTGGATTATGACGGTTGCCTGCCGGTTTTAATACAGATGACCGATGGCAAGCCGCACGACTCCACTGTTGCCAAAACATTGTCGTTGCCAGCGGATTCAGTAGTCGTTGCCGACCGCGCTTATGTTGATTTTCCGACCTTGTACCGATGGAAAACCGAGGGCAGCTATTTTGTGATACGCCTTAAAAAATCTGTCCAGTTCAAGCGGCTCGCCGAAAAACCTCTGCCAGACAACCGCCATCAGCACATACTGATCGATGAATATGTCGAACTGAGCAAGCCTGAAAGCTATAAGAACTATCCTGCTAAATTACGACGGGTGGTGGCTTATGACGCCGAAAAAGATCAAACCATCGAACTGATCACCAACCAGTTTTCCTGGACAGCAAACACCATCAGTGAGCTGTACAGAGCCCGTTGGGATATCGAACAGTTCTTCAAAGACATCAAGCAGCTGCTCAAAATCAAGTCATTTCTGGGCACAACGACCAATGCCGTGCTCATTCAGATTTGGACAGCGATGATTACGATCCTGATCTTGAAGTACATGAAGGCCATCGCAACCTATGGCTGGTGTTTGTCCAATATGGTCGCCTTTCTTCGGGTAAACCTATTCGTGAAGTTTGATCTGCAAAAACTGCTGAACGAGCCTTTTAAACCACCAGAAACCGTTGTTGAAACAGCCCCCATACAGATGAGTTTATTTGAGTGGGGGGATTGA
- a CDS encoding MBL fold metallo-hydrolase, with protein MKLTFLGTGTSMGVPVAGGFGRETPTGDSRDERYRTSAWVKTPECSILIDTGPEFRLQTLRAGIRNIDLLLLTHEHTDHIAGLDDLRPYNYARRAPLPAYTTQSCIDALHRRFHYMFPPHKTPGSVDLDLHVLDQPLTFGDCTITPLPVDHTVMDVLGFRINDLSYVTDAKIIPESTRERIRGSKVLVLNGLRWEPDHPTHITIPEAVEIATELEIPMTYLVHISSYVIHKEVTAKLPSHVQLAYDQLTIEV; from the coding sequence ATGAAACTTACTTTTTTAGGCACCGGCACTTCCATGGGCGTACCTGTAGCCGGCGGCTTCGGTCGTGAAACCCCAACCGGCGACTCCCGTGATGAGCGCTACCGCACATCGGCCTGGGTCAAAACACCTGAATGCTCTATCCTGATCGATACCGGTCCTGAGTTTCGGCTGCAAACCCTGCGCGCCGGCATACGCAACATTGATCTGCTGCTGCTCACCCATGAGCATACCGACCACATTGCCGGTCTCGATGACCTGAGGCCCTACAACTATGCGCGCCGTGCCCCCCTGCCGGCCTACACGACCCAAAGCTGCATCGACGCCCTGCACCGCCGCTTTCACTACATGTTTCCGCCGCACAAAACACCGGGCTCCGTTGATCTGGACCTTCACGTTCTTGATCAGCCCCTTACCTTTGGGGACTGCACCATCACCCCCCTGCCCGTAGATCATACCGTAATGGATGTGCTCGGCTTTCGGATCAATGACCTTTCCTACGTTACCGATGCGAAGATTATTCCGGAGTCAACCCGTGAGCGCATTCGCGGCTCCAAAGTCCTGGTCCTGAACGGGCTGCGCTGGGAACCCGATCACCCAACGCACATCACTATTCCCGAGGCAGTTGAAATCGCAACCGAGCTGGAAATCCCTATGACCTATCTGGTTCATATCTCTTCCTATGTGATACACAAAGAAGTGACCGCAAAGCTCCCGTCACACGTTCAGCTGGCCTACGATCAGCTGACCATTGAGGTCTGA
- the apaG gene encoding Co2+/Mg2+ efflux protein ApaG, whose translation MTYTEISNDVKVSVKPVFIENESDIISGKYVYAYFITIENIGPDPIKLLTRYWHISDSTGDVYEIEGEGVIGRQPVIQPGKSHSYNSYCVLKSMSGSMKGYYLMQRDSGERVKVTIPVFQLRSHLLN comes from the coding sequence ATGACATATACTGAGATTTCCAACGATGTAAAGGTGAGCGTTAAGCCTGTTTTTATTGAAAATGAATCAGACATCATTTCAGGCAAGTACGTGTACGCCTATTTCATTACCATTGAAAACATAGGACCTGACCCCATTAAGCTGCTTACCCGGTACTGGCACATCTCAGATTCAACGGGTGATGTGTATGAGATTGAAGGGGAAGGTGTAATCGGCAGACAGCCCGTCATACAGCCGGGCAAGTCACACAGCTACAACAGCTACTGTGTACTCAAGTCGATGTCCGGCAGCATGAAAGGTTACTACCTCATGCAGCGCGACTCCGGCGAACGCGTAAAAGTAACCATCCCCGTCTTCCAGCTCCGGTCGCACTTGCTGAACTGA
- a CDS encoding ABC transporter permease → MISKRTLSGLPPWYFLVPAVFVGISVLLPLIYLVIRAFDGDWAQTSELVLRQRNLILLQNTLMLTGGVVLVTTLMAFPFAWLTTRTNVPGTKLMTLLGVMPLAIPGYVLAYSLLGVGGTNGTLAQLFGIVIDRPSGFWGSLLAISLYTFPYLFLNLRTGFMGLDPSVEEAARSLGYNSRQILLKVILPQLRPAYLAGVLIISLYVIGDFGAVSLMRYETFSYALFLQYESAFDRVYAAWIALMLLALTSTILIAEYKLLKGLSLYRIGVGTARRTKITVLSNWGILLAWSYVIIVLTAAVVVPVVTILFWMAQGVDPFIWNSFGYAIRASVTASAPAALLAIFFAVPLAYISIRFPSRMSNYLQRFAYLGYATPPLALALAFIFFSLSALPFMYQTLALLVFAYALHFLAESMGPVRSALYQAPPRIEEAARSMGVSRFRAFWLTTFPLLRNGIVAGAAFVFLSAMKELPITFILSPIGFETLAVSVWGYSAEAMFAEAAPFALSILFFSVLFVYLLFAREWKKA, encoded by the coding sequence TTGATTTCCAAGCGCACCCTTTCCGGATTACCCCCCTGGTATTTTTTGGTGCCGGCTGTATTTGTCGGCATCTCGGTGCTTCTGCCGCTCATCTATCTGGTGATTCGCGCCTTTGACGGCGACTGGGCCCAAACTTCGGAACTCGTGCTGCGTCAGCGGAATCTCATTCTGCTCCAAAACACACTCATGCTCACCGGGGGCGTCGTTTTAGTGACGACCCTCATGGCCTTTCCCTTTGCCTGGCTCACAACCCGGACAAACGTGCCCGGCACCAAGCTCATGACCCTGTTAGGCGTGATGCCGCTTGCGATCCCCGGCTACGTGCTCGCCTACTCCCTGCTCGGCGTAGGCGGTACCAACGGCACCCTCGCGCAGCTGTTCGGCATAGTTATCGACCGCCCTTCCGGCTTTTGGGGCTCGCTGCTGGCCATCAGCCTGTACACCTTCCCCTACCTGTTCCTGAACCTTCGCACCGGTTTTATGGGCCTCGATCCCTCCGTGGAAGAAGCGGCCCGATCACTTGGCTACAACAGCCGGCAGATTCTGCTCAAGGTTATCCTTCCGCAGCTGCGGCCTGCCTATCTGGCCGGAGTTCTCATCATCTCCCTCTATGTCATCGGGGATTTCGGCGCTGTTTCGCTCATGCGCTATGAGACCTTCAGCTATGCGCTTTTTCTGCAGTATGAAAGTGCCTTCGACCGGGTGTACGCGGCCTGGATCGCGCTCATGCTGCTGGCCCTCACAAGCACCATACTGATTGCAGAGTACAAGCTGCTGAAAGGACTCTCCCTCTATCGCATAGGCGTGGGTACGGCGCGGCGCACCAAAATCACGGTGCTGAGCAACTGGGGGATTTTGCTGGCCTGGAGCTACGTCATCATCGTGCTTACTGCCGCAGTCGTGGTACCGGTTGTGACCATTTTATTCTGGATGGCACAGGGCGTAGATCCTTTCATCTGGAACTCCTTTGGCTACGCCATTCGGGCGTCGGTTACCGCTTCCGCCCCTGCGGCCCTGCTGGCCATATTTTTTGCGGTACCCCTGGCGTATATCTCCATCCGCTTTCCTTCGCGCATGTCGAATTACCTGCAGCGGTTCGCCTATCTGGGCTATGCAACGCCCCCGCTGGCACTGGCGCTGGCCTTTATCTTTTTCAGCCTTTCGGCCCTGCCGTTTATGTATCAGACCCTGGCCCTGCTGGTATTTGCCTACGCCCTTCACTTTCTCGCGGAGTCAATGGGACCGGTGCGCAGCGCCTTATATCAGGCCCCGCCGCGTATTGAAGAAGCCGCCCGCTCCATGGGCGTGAGCCGCTTCCGCGCGTTCTGGCTCACAACCTTTCCGCTGCTTCGCAACGGAATTGTAGCGGGGGCCGCCTTTGTTTTTTTATCTGCAATGAAAGAACTTCCCATAACCTTTATCTTATCGCCCATCGGGTTTGAGACGCTTGCTGTAAGCGTTTGGGGTTATTCTGCGGAAGCCATGTTTGCCGAAGCCGCACCTTTTGCACTCAGCATACTGTTTTTCTCGGTTTTATTTGTTTATTTGTTATTTGCACGCGAATGGAAAAAAGCATGA
- a CDS encoding 50S ribosomal protein L25 translates to MKNPKVVELEVNARESGSKPSSKLRNEKLVPAVIYGPGVKENINVALPEVDVDKMVSVVEKEFLLIKVDGKECKCIIQNVDFHPVTDRPLHVDLYATSPDKALTITVPIRLEGNPPGVTEGGRLYQPLRDLQIKCLPENIPAEFVVNIGKMQIGNTLKVRRIKSKNLEILTPGERTIVVIRPPKGATGIAISELDDDDDDEGAEGAEAAAAETAEA, encoded by the coding sequence ATGAAAAACCCTAAAGTCGTAGAATTAGAAGTGAACGCCCGGGAAAGCGGCAGCAAACCGAGCAGTAAGCTTCGCAATGAAAAACTGGTACCCGCTGTAATCTATGGCCCGGGTGTTAAAGAGAATATCAATGTTGCGCTGCCCGAAGTTGACGTTGATAAAATGGTAAGCGTCGTTGAGAAGGAGTTCCTTCTTATCAAAGTCGATGGCAAGGAATGCAAATGTATTATTCAGAACGTTGACTTCCATCCCGTTACCGACCGTCCCCTTCACGTTGACCTCTACGCGACCTCCCCTGACAAGGCGCTCACCATTACAGTGCCGATTCGTCTCGAAGGCAACCCTCCGGGCGTAACCGAAGGGGGACGTCTGTATCAGCCGCTTCGCGATCTTCAGATCAAGTGTCTTCCCGAAAACATCCCCGCTGAGTTTGTGGTGAACATCGGGAAAATGCAAATTGGTAACACCCTTAAGGTCCGCCGGATCAAGTCCAAAAACCTTGAAATCCTCACCCCGGGCGAACGTACCATTGTGGTAATCCGTCCGCCAAAAGGCGCGACCGGAATTGCCATCTCCGAACTTGATGATGATGATGATGATGAAGGTGCAGAAGGCGCAGAAGCAGCTGCAGCAGAAACCGCTGAAGCCTAA